Within the Dolichospermum compactum NIES-806 genome, the region GATAGCGGTGTTAATGTGATTGTCGGATTATATCCTGGCAGTAAGTCCACAGCTAAAGCCGAAGCTGCTGGTTTGACTGTAAAAAATGTTGCTGATGCGGCCAAAGCTGCTGATTTCATCATGATTTTATTACCTGATGAAGTCCAAAAAACAATTTACAAAAACGAAATTGAACCGAATTTAGAAGCTGGAAATGTTTTAGCTTTTGCACATGGTTTTAATATCCATTTTGCACAGGTTGTACCTCCTGCCGATGTTGATGTCGTCATGGTTGCACCTAAAGGCCCTGGACATTTAGTGCGTCGTACTTATGAACAAGGACAAGGTGTACCTGCCTTATTTGCAGTTTATCAAGATGCCACTGGTCAGGCACGCGATCGCGCTATGGCTTATGCTAAAGGTGTTGGTGGTACACGCGCTGGTATTTTGGAAACTACTTTCCGGGAAGAAACCGAAACCGATTTGTTTGGGGAACAAGCGGTATTGTGTGGTGGTTTGAGTGCTTTAATCAAAGCGGGTTTTGAAACTTTGGTAGAAGCCGGTTATCAACCAGAACTCGCTTATTTTGAATGTCTGCACGAAGTCAAATTAATTGTTGATTTAGTTGTAGAAGGTGGTTTGGCTACCATGCGCGATAGTATTTCTAATACTGCTGAATATGGTGATTATACTCGTGGTCCTCGCGTTGTCACCGCCGAAACTAAAGCGGAAATGAAGAAAATTCTCAGCGAAATTCAATCTGGACAATTTGCGCGGGAATTCGTTCTAGAAAACCAAGCTGGTAAACCCGGTTTTACTGCTATGCGTCGTCAAGAAGCTGAACATCCTATTGAGGCTGTTGGTAAGGATTTACGCGCTATGTTTAGCTGGTTGAAGAAAGGGTAATTTTGGGTAATTGGTAATTGGTAATTTCTTACCTTTTACCAAATTCTTTTTTTATGCAGAAAATAGTTAGCAAAATATGACAAATATTTGCATAGAAGTTAAAACAATATTTGTAAATAAAGGATTAAATGCCATGACAATTAAAATCAAATCTATTACTAGTCTTAAAGTCCAGGGGTTGATCTTAACTATCCTGCTATCAACCTTAATACCTGAAACTGTTCAGGCGCAAATTATTCCCACCATCAAATTACCAACCACTACAGTTCCTAAGCCAACCATTACAGTTCCTAAGCCAACCATTACAGTTCCTAACCCAACCATTGAAACCCCATTAGTATTTCAGCTACCAACTACTTTTAGCATCAACGCTACACCAGGTAATACAACTCCTAGCTTTGTTTCTGTGATTAAAGAAGGCAGTAATTCACCTCAAATTTCCACAGGGACAGGAAGTACATCTATTGCTATTCCGGCGGCGACTACGACATCAGGAACTGTATCTAACATTAATGTAGTTCTACCTTCTAAAAATCCTGTTTCTAGTGGAGATGTCAATTTTAATGTTAATACAACTCCAGTTTCTACCTTTGGTTCTGTAATAAACAGTGTTAACCTTTCATTTCCTGTACCAGTTTTAGATTAGACATCTCCGAAAATTAAATATGCGTGGCATGAAACCCCTGTAGAGACGTTCCATGGAACGTCTCTACAATCTTTACCGAAGATGTCTAATAAATGCGGATTTTATTAGCGCCCCCATTCCCTCGTAGGGAAGGGGGGAAGGGGGGTTAGGTTTCTGGAGATTATCGGTTTCATCTAATACTTTTAAAACAACCTCTAAGAGTGAGACGTGGGGCTTCTTGCTGCTTTAGCTAAAATTTAAATTCTAGATTCATGTCCCCTCTAAAACCATCCTCACTTTTACCTAAACGAGAATTCATCACTAAACCAGAATTAGCACTTGCATAACGAAATATCATCCCATAGTTAGGATCTTTTAACTGACTTTCAAATCCTTTGGTAGCTGTAGAATAAGTCGAATAGTATGGACCAATTGTGACAGTCCCTAATTCTTTATCTTTGAAAACATCATAGGTAGATTCAATTTGATATGAAGGTTCTTGATTACCAAGAGAGAAAGAACTATTAAAATTAAAACCACTTCTATGGGAAAAATTAAGCAATAAAAAAGTGCTAATTTTATCTAAACTAGTAGATTGAACATCAGGATTGAGGATTTTAGGGGAACAACTCAATACTGGATAAAAAGTTATATTAAAATCTGGTTTCACAAACTGAAATACATTACCAATAGAAAGACTTGATAAATTTAAACGATTAGGATTATTATTATAAGTTAGTGATAGAAAAGGTGAATTAACTATAATTGTACTCCATTGTTGATTTTTATCATAAAAAGTATTCCGAAAATCTGCTTTAGTCGCAAACTTTAACATTCCTCCCAGCGAACTTTCTCCAGTAGCATTAGGATTCAACTTAGCCAACTTCTGATTAATCATTGGTACAGAATCAGAAAAAAGATTAAACCACATACCTGTAGATAGGGAATAACTCAAATTATCAATACTTCCAGATATGACAAATTCCATTGCTGGTAAATAAAGATTTCCGGTATAAGAAGATGTTTCAATTTCTCTTTTTCGAGACGTACTCAGTTGAATTCTGCTAAAATTTATATCAAAAATTTTTCCTCCTCCAATTATAGAAGCTGCTGTAAACAAACTATCGAAATTATTATCAAGAACAAAAGATTTATCAAATAAAACTTGTCCATCTGAAGTTTTTGCCTGCAAAAAGGTATATGTAATCGTTTGAGGTGCATTAGCATTAGTTTTGGGAATATTAGAAAACATTGGACCCAAGTCATCAAGAGAAACCGAATCTATGACAACAGGAGTTTCATCAGTCCAAGGTTGTATTATTTGCTCAATAAATTGGACACTTCTTTGATAAATACCTGTTCTTAGTTGTAATAATAAGGAACTATCTGAAGTAATATTTCCTGAAAAAGTATAACTTCCAGAAACTTGGGCAAGGCTACTATTAGTATTACCATAACTTAGTGTATTATTTAACCTTTCATTCATTTGTCTGCGTTGTTGAGATGTGGCTTTTGTCTTCAACGTCGCTAAAGTTTTTACGGTATTAAACTGTTCTTTTGCTTCATTAATACTTGCATTCAAATTACCCGGATTAATAACACTAAAAGCACTACCCAATATTAATCCTAGACTAGCATTTGTAGTCTGATTTAAATCAGTATCTTGCCATTGGGCTGTAGTTACAGATAAGCCAGGATTAGCAAAAACATTTAAATAATTTAATCTAATTTTTTCTGGGTCATATTGTAGTAATGTGCGGTTATGTGACCAACTCAAAGTATATCTATACCAAGCTTGATTTTGAGGAGCTAATATCGAAGAAGTGGTAACTTCAGGACTTTGTTGTCCAAGGTTAGACCAACTCAAGGAATTAAGATAATGAAAATCTCTTTGTTCTTTCGTTAAAAAGGGATTGCTAAGGACTTCAAAAAGATCATTATTATTTATTTGATTAACTTGTAAAGTTTTGATCCCAGGTAGAGACGTAATTGGAGCTTTAAACGAATATCCCTGGTTAGTAAAAAAATCACCTAATGTCAGTCCAGCAGCAAGGAGATTTTCACGGGGAATAATACTACCAGCTTCCAATTTGACACCATTATTTAATAAAGGTTGTAAATTGACAGTTTGAAAGCCTTGGAAAAATTTAGGTGCATTCCTAGCATCTAAATTACCAGATAAAGCACCTCCTCCTAGTAATTGGTCTGTAGTTGCTTTGGGTGCGTTAGCTAGGGGAATAAGTTTTTGGAACAAACTACCATCAGAGCCAGTAATATTCAGATTAAAACTGGCATTATCAGGTAGCTGAACTCCCGGAGGTAGGACGATTTCTGCCGTCGCGATAGTAACATTTAAGTCATTTAATTTATTGCTTCCTACTGAATCTGTAAGAGTAGTAGGAAAAGCAAATACTGTTTGTACACCGGAAAAAGCTGTAGAAACTTGAGCAAATTGTCTCAATTTTTGTTGATAACTATTGCCCTGATAACCAAAATTTAGATGGTTTCCCTGGGTTTCAATAACCACACGATTACCATCTAATACCCAATAGAATTGTTCGTCATCGGGATAAATAGAAATATTAGCTGATTTAATGAGGGGATCACTAAATTGCTCTTTTTGAAACGCATTACCTGGATCAAAGTTATCTAAATCAACACCGAAATTTGAATAGAAAGTAAATTTTAAGGGTTGAAAATTACGAGGATTAATAATTAGTTTATCACTTGTGTTTACGAAAAATGGATATCTTGATGCGCTGTTTTCTAACAAGCTACGCATTAAAATTCTCAGGACTTGTTTATTTTGTTCTGGCGCTAATGCTGGTTTTTCCTCTGGTTTCGTTTCTGGTTTATCATCTGGAATCGGTAAAGAGGGTACTTCTTTGGGAACTATAGGCAGATTTGGCTCAACTGGAGTTAATTGCGCTTGCTGCTGATTGTTTGTTTCCTGTGCGATTAATGTCTCGACACTAAGAGTAGTATTGTAATTAGGTTTATATAAATGAAAGCTATTAGTATTATTTATATTTAAATCTTGATCTGGAGTATTATAATAAGTCTTATTAGCACTATATTCACAGCCAAAGGTGTGTCGCTTCAAATCTTCCTCTACACTGGGGATATTGTTCGTAGTGACGAGTATTGGTGCAGAATCCTCCAGCCTATTTTCCTCACAACTAGAGGCTGTGTGGAGGATATTTTCTGGTAACTGATATGCAGAATATTGATTGAGACTGATTTCTGTATCATTTAACTTTTGCTGTGGTGAGAAAGGAGTAATATTAATTATTTCTGGATCAGAAGAAGTTAAATTTTTGGACTGAACACCTACCTCTGTAGATTCTAGGTGTTTTTCGGGTTGAATATCCTGATTATTGGTATTGACGCTAAAAAAATCATTTGTTTTTTCTTGTTCAGTTGCGAGGACTTTTGGGGAAAACAGTACCGACACCAACAAAGTTACTAGCAGTCCACCACTCCAGAAAATATCTTGTTTCTTCATATTGATTAAAAATGGCTCTACCGTTCCCTTTATGTAAAACAATATTTATTGTAGGTTGGGTTGTGGAACGTAAACGTTCGCCAAGCAATCGGAACGAAACCCAACCTTATCAATGATTTTGTTGGGTTTCGCGATAGCGAAACCCAACTTACATTTCCTTAACCGACAAGTATTGATTTAGAATCGTTGGTTTATTTACGCCGTGTTGTACTAGATAATAGCAATTAATTGAGCTACAAGAATTTTTATCATCGGAAAAATACTGGATTTTTTCACTATTTTTATCAAAATTCATCAAAAAATAAGTGGTCTTAGTTAGATGCTTACTTACGTAAATCTACTCTCGTAAAAATATTGTCATTTAGATAGCTATCCCCCCTTGACTACGATAATTCTCAAAGCCTTATAAAACATAGATTTATATTTTGAGGACACATCAGAAAATAATCCATCAAAATACCTGGAATATCTACAGAAAAGGGATTCTGGGGAAGGTAGTGTTAGAATCGCCAAAGTAGCATTCCACTAGGAGAACTCCACAAAAAAGATGATCCAATCTCGTGGGATGGGCATCTTGCCTGTCCTTGTATTATTAGCGGGCAAGATGCCCGCACCACAATAAATTTTGGGATATTTTTTTAATTGGAGAACTCTAGAGAAATAATTCATTAGATATTTCCAAAGAATGTGGAGACCTTCCATGAAACGTCTGTACAAGGGTTCTAGGATACGCATATTTGATTTCTGGAGATGTCCATTGTTTAACTCTCTCTAGATTCTGTTTTTTCTTGTAAGAATTATAAAAATACTAATTTTTTAACTAAATTTCCTGAAAAGATAAATAAGTATTTTATAAGTGTTTTTACTTGATTAATTGTTGTAAGTTCAATTTTTTCTGCTTGACAAATATCGGAATTTCCTGATAAATTAATAGTGATGCGATTCCTACTCATTAAAAAAAATAGAAAGCATCGTCAACCAATTAACTGTTTTGCCTCGGAAATTGTATTTTGATAAACAAATCAGGGAATGAATAAAATCATGAAAACATCTAACAAAGTATTAAAAGCTGCTGCCATTGCTTCTCTCTTAGCAGGTGGAGCAGTTGCAGGTTCATTCATCAATGCTGAGTCCGCTCAAGCTGATCCTCAATCTTCCAAAGTATCCGGTGCGCTGACTAGTGTTTTATCCAATGGTGTAACCAATAGCTTTGCTGCTGAAGTTGTACTGCCACAGGAGTCTATAACCTCCACTGGTGCAGTCACAATGAATGTTACCTATAGTTCAGTAGCTGGTGATGCCAGCCAAGTTGCGATTACAGCAGCAAGCATGACCGCTGGTAATGTAACTTATTCTGCCATGACAGTTGAAGCTGCCACTGCTCGTGCAATTGATGCTGCTCGTTCTGCAACTAGATATGGTGACATTAACGGTATCGTTAAATCCTTTCAAAGTGGTGGGTTGGACTAGTACCGCAGAGCGGAAGTCAAAATTCAAAGAACCAGGTTTTCCATAAAAGTAACTGAAGAACCGTAAGTCCTAATTAAACAAACCAGGGAATACAATCATGAAAGCAACATCTAACAAAGTATTAAAAGCTGCTGCCATTGCTTCTCTCTTAGCAGGTGGAGCAGTTGCAGGTTCATTCATCAATGCTGAGTCCGCTCAAGCTGATCCTCAATCTTCCAAAGTATCCGGTGCGCTGACTAGTGTTTTATCCAATGGTGTAACCAATAGCTTTGCTGCTGAAGTTGTACTGCCACAGGAGTCTATAACCTCCACTGGTGTAGTCACAATGAATGTTACCTATAGTTCAGTAGCTGGTGATGCCAGCCAAGTTGCGATTGGAACAGCAAACATGAGCGCTGGTAATACAACTTATGCTGCCCAGACAGTTGAAGCTGCCACTGCTCGTGCAATTGATGCTGCTGCTGGTAACACTAGATATGGTGACATTAACGGTATCGTTAAATCTTTTCAAAGTGGTGGGTTGGACTAGTTAGAGAAAGTCGGCGATTCCTATTCATTAAAGAAAATAGAAGGAATCGTCAACCACCTTCATGGGACATAGGCTAAAAATCAATGCCCTATGTTCCACAGTTTATCCCCCTGGCTTCAACAACTGGGGGATAAGTTTATTTTACAAGAGCATCCGGTAAGCGTAAAAGACAATTAACAGTTTTGTCTCGGAAATTGTATTTCCCCAAGGTTCTATTACAGCATTTCCCGATGTTATGAGGTACAAGAACCCCACCCCCAACCCCCTCCCCGCAAGCGATGAGGGGGCTAAGATGTACCTTATAACAGCGGTTTCCGCTGTAGCCCTAACGGTAGTCTGACAATAAAACTTATCTATGGTTCTGTAGGTAATGATCCCAGTCAGGTGGCAATTATCAAGGGAAATATGAATGTTGGAACTGTCAATTATCCAGATAATACTATTCAAGCTGCGATCGCTCGCGCCATTGATACTGCTATTAATGATCATCGCTTTGGTGATATTATCGGTATTGTTAAATCTTGGCAAAGTGGTGGTTCTGCGGCTCTAGATTAATTATGTTTTGAGTAGAGACGTTCCGGCGGAACGTCTCTACAAGAATCTGTCGGCGGCTATAAATAAAATCTCTGCCTGACAAAAATTAAATGGCTATTTTTATTTGCCTTTATTTGAGCATTATTTTTTAGAAATTATCAGGATGTGAAGGGTTTTATGATTATTTTTTGTGGTGGAACAGCTAAGGATTTGAGAAGTCTGGGTTACAATCTTTGCCAGACTTTACTAACTCAAATAGATAAAAGCAATATTCAAGGAACTATTTGCAATACTGCCTCGGAAATAGATGCTTATTTGCAGCTTTTACAACCATCCTCACCAGTAACACTAATTCAATATCAAATTCCCTCAAAATTAGCATTAGAAAAAATTCAGCACGGTGAAGCTAAGAGTATTTACCTGCATCAAGATCCCCGTGAAATTTTGGCTGCTGTTCTCGCTTCTTTAGAACAGAAATTCACCTTTGAAGCTACTTTTATCAACCTTTGGCAACAATACCAAGAACAGTGGTTTCCTGATAGCCATCAAACTTTATTAATGCGTAGAAAAAAATTAATTTCAGAACCATATTTAGAAATTTCTAAGTTAGCCACATATTTAAATATTGAATTTACCGAATCGGAAATTGATTTGTTATTAAAGCAGTGTCAGTTACCAGCACCGGCAACTGTACCACAATGGCAAGAAATTCTCAGTTCTGAGCAATGCTTAATTATCGAAACCTTACTAAAACCATTACTACTACAATTTAATGACGAAGACGAGTTGAGTATATCTCAAAGATTAGAACAACATTTAGCAGAAATTCAATTAGAACCATTACTAATCCAAATTGATAAAATTATTGGTCAATTTAGCCAGATAAAACCCGCAGTACGGGAGCAATTTTATGAATCAATTGATCAATATCTGATCACCATTTTAGCGGCAATGGGGCGGTTAAATGAAGCAGCGGAAGTCTGCCATTTACTAGGAACAGCCCTAACTTTACAAAATGACTTACAACTAGCAGCAAAATCGTATTTACGCGCTCTGAATATGCAACCTCAGTTAGCCAAATCTCACTATAATCTAGGACTTGTCTATGAACAAGAGGATGATTGGGAAAAGGCTATTGATCATTATACTCATGCTATTACAATCAATGGGAATTATACCAAGGCTTACTATCGCTTAGGATTGATTTTTAAACGTCAAAAGCAATTTACTCAAGCCATAGAACAATTTTCTCAAGTCTTGCACCTAGATCCAAAGCATCAGGGAGCAAAATTCAATTTAGCTTTACTTTGGCAACAAGGAGAAGGTGCAGAGTTCATTCAAAATTTGTTAGGAGAAACTGACCTAGAATTATTGCCTCATTTGACAGAAGAAATAAACGACACTGGAGCAATTTTGGTGGGTGAACGGAAATGGGAGCAAGCCAAAATATATTTTAAATCGGTGATTGAGCTAGATCCTGATTGTGTTTTGGCTCACTATAATTTAGGTTGTGTTTTCCAAAATCAAAAACGCTATCCAGAAGCAATCAGTTCCTATTGTCGAGCTTTAAAGATTAATGCAAATCACATTGATTCCTTGAAAAATTTAGGTTATGTTTACTATAAAAATGGACAAGCAGATTTAGCCCAAGAATGCTTCCAAAAAATATTGCAATTAAATCTTAACCATAGCGAAACTTACGAAATTTTGGGATTTATTGCCGGTGAACAAGGAAAATTGTCAGAGTGTATTAGTCTGTTAAATGAAGCCCTGAAAATTAATCCTAATAATCCTAAACTACATTCTGGTTTTCTGTTTAATTTATCTTCTCTTGTCAGTTTTACACCTCAAGAAATATTAGATTCTGCTCAACTGTGGTATCAACAGCAAGTAGTTAGTCAATGGCTACCAACCCTAACCACTCACTCTAATAATAAAACTCCACACCGTCGTTTACGCATTGGCTATATTTCCCCTGATTTTCGCAGACATTCGGTAAGTTC harbors:
- the ilvC gene encoding ketol-acid reductoisomerase; translation: MARMYYDEDANLDLLAGKTVAIIGYGSQGHAHALNLKDSGVNVIVGLYPGSKSTAKAEAAGLTVKNVADAAKAADFIMILLPDEVQKTIYKNEIEPNLEAGNVLAFAHGFNIHFAQVVPPADVDVVMVAPKGPGHLVRRTYEQGQGVPALFAVYQDATGQARDRAMAYAKGVGGTRAGILETTFREETETDLFGEQAVLCGGLSALIKAGFETLVEAGYQPELAYFECLHEVKLIVDLVVEGGLATMRDSISNTAEYGDYTRGPRVVTAETKAEMKKILSEIQSGQFAREFVLENQAGKPGFTAMRRQEAEHPIEAVGKDLRAMFSWLKKG
- a CDS encoding TEK-like protein, with product MKTSNKVLKAAAIASLLAGGAVAGSFINAESAQADPQSSKVSGALTSVLSNGVTNSFAAEVVLPQESITSTGAVTMNVTYSSVAGDASQVAITAASMTAGNVTYSAMTVEAATARAIDAARSATRYGDINGIVKSFQSGGLD
- a CDS encoding TEK-like protein, producing the protein MKATSNKVLKAAAIASLLAGGAVAGSFINAESAQADPQSSKVSGALTSVLSNGVTNSFAAEVVLPQESITSTGVVTMNVTYSSVAGDASQVAIGTANMSAGNTTYAAQTVEAATARAIDAAAGNTRYGDINGIVKSFQSGGLD